One Curtobacterium sp. BH-2-1-1 genomic region harbors:
- a CDS encoding SDR family oxidoreductase, whose protein sequence is MAATTAPIALITGASRGIGRLLAQKLGQRGVTVVVTYKGNADLAEESLADVKAAGGDGITAQVDIEQPESIDALFDLVRDTYGRLDYFVANAAASAFKPVADLKLHHLDRSYATNARSFVLGAQRAAQLMDRGGRIVVVTSYGSLRAFPTYAALGAAKAMSESYMKYMAVEFGPRQITVNAVNGGLIDTDSLEYFYTKVPGQAPIDTVFEKLPLQRPGTADDMADAVDFLLSDKAGYITGQVLSVDGGLTVIAPPFWADTTSPLRDAVLPPADAAADSAADTAADTAE, encoded by the coding sequence TTGGCTGCAACCACTGCTCCCATCGCCCTCATCACGGGTGCCTCCCGCGGCATCGGCCGCCTGCTCGCGCAGAAGCTCGGCCAGCGCGGCGTCACCGTCGTCGTGACGTACAAGGGCAACGCCGACCTGGCCGAGGAGTCGCTCGCCGACGTCAAGGCCGCGGGCGGCGACGGGATCACGGCGCAGGTCGACATCGAGCAGCCCGAGTCGATCGACGCGCTGTTCGACCTCGTCCGCGACACGTACGGGCGTCTGGACTACTTCGTCGCGAACGCCGCCGCGAGCGCCTTCAAGCCCGTCGCGGACCTCAAGCTGCACCACCTCGACCGCAGCTACGCCACGAACGCCCGCTCGTTCGTCCTCGGTGCGCAGCGTGCCGCACAGCTCATGGACAGGGGCGGCCGCATCGTGGTGGTCACCTCGTACGGGTCGCTCCGCGCGTTCCCGACGTACGCCGCGCTCGGTGCCGCGAAGGCCATGAGCGAGTCCTACATGAAGTACATGGCGGTCGAGTTCGGGCCCCGTCAGATCACCGTGAACGCGGTCAACGGCGGGCTCATCGACACCGACTCGCTCGAGTACTTCTACACGAAGGTGCCCGGTCAGGCGCCGATCGACACCGTGTTCGAGAAGCTCCCGCTGCAGCGTCCCGGCACCGCCGACGACATGGCCGACGCGGTGGACTTCCTGCTCTCCGACAAGGCCGGATACATCACGGGCCAGGTGCTGTCGGTCGACGGCGGCCTGACCGTGATCGCCCCGCCGTTCTGGGCGGACACGACGTCCCCGCTGCGCGACGCGGTCCTGCCGCCGGCCGACGCTGCTGCCGACTCGGCTGCCGACACGGCTGCCGACACGGCAGAGTAG
- the rimM gene encoding ribosome maturation factor RimM (Essential for efficient processing of 16S rRNA), translated as MGRITKAHGLKGGIKLELYTDDPDRRFTPGAVFTLQVPDDSPWAGKTIALDELRWYNGHPVAFFEGIGDRTAAETLARAILWVEQDADAETGEDDAWYDHQLVGLKVLRDGVEVGTVARVDHLPAQDLLAIDTPSRGEVLVPFVSAIVPAVDIAAGTVTVTPPTGLFEDPEDTSRPETVTD; from the coding sequence GTGGGTCGCATCACGAAGGCGCACGGGCTCAAGGGCGGCATCAAGCTCGAGCTCTACACCGACGACCCGGATCGTCGGTTCACGCCCGGAGCCGTGTTCACGCTCCAGGTCCCGGACGACTCGCCCTGGGCCGGCAAGACCATCGCGCTCGACGAGCTCCGCTGGTACAACGGCCACCCGGTCGCCTTCTTCGAGGGCATCGGGGACCGCACCGCAGCCGAGACGCTCGCGCGGGCGATCCTCTGGGTCGAGCAGGACGCCGACGCCGAGACCGGTGAGGACGACGCCTGGTACGACCACCAGCTCGTCGGGCTGAAGGTCCTCCGCGACGGCGTCGAGGTCGGTACCGTCGCGCGGGTCGACCACCTGCCGGCGCAGGACCTCCTCGCCATCGACACCCCGTCGCGGGGCGAGGTCCTCGTGCCGTTCGTCTCGGCGATCGTGCCCGCGGTGGACATCGCCGCCGGCACCGTCACCGTGACGCCGCCGACGGGCCTGTTCGAGGACCCCGAGGACACGTCCCGACCCGAGACCGTGACGGACTAG
- the map gene encoding type I methionyl aminopeptidase has product MIELRTPAELDGLRAAGRFVADVLDELLDTVDVGVNLLDLDRVAARMIADRGAVSCYVDYHPSFGKSPFGKNLCTSVNDAALHGLPYDRVLVDGDLVSLDFAASVDGWVADSAVTVQVGTPREDDQRLIDTVERALTAGIAQFRTGNKLGDVSYAIGRVAKDAGYDVNLQFGGHGVGRTMHGDPHVPNDGRPGRGLKLQKGLVVAIEPWLMQGTADLFQDDDGWTLKSVDGSRAAHVEHTVAVTDAGPEVLTLRRAQRADATA; this is encoded by the coding sequence ATGATCGAACTCCGCACCCCCGCCGAGCTGGACGGCCTGCGCGCCGCCGGACGGTTCGTGGCCGACGTCCTCGACGAACTGCTCGACACCGTCGACGTCGGCGTGAACCTGCTCGACCTCGACCGGGTGGCCGCACGGATGATCGCCGACCGCGGCGCGGTGAGCTGCTACGTCGACTACCACCCCTCGTTCGGTAAGTCGCCGTTCGGCAAGAACCTCTGCACCTCGGTCAACGACGCGGCGCTGCACGGCCTGCCGTACGACCGTGTGCTCGTCGACGGCGACCTCGTGAGCCTCGACTTCGCCGCGAGCGTCGACGGCTGGGTCGCGGACTCCGCCGTCACAGTGCAGGTCGGCACCCCGCGCGAGGACGACCAGCGCCTGATCGACACCGTCGAGCGCGCGCTCACCGCGGGCATCGCCCAGTTCCGCACGGGCAACAAGCTCGGCGACGTGTCGTACGCGATCGGTCGCGTCGCGAAGGACGCCGGCTACGACGTGAACCTGCAGTTCGGCGGGCACGGCGTCGGCAGGACGATGCACGGCGACCCGCACGTCCCGAACGACGGCCGGCCCGGGCGCGGTCTCAAGCTCCAGAAGGGGCTGGTCGTGGCGATAGAGCCGTGGCTCATGCAGGGCACCGCCGACCTGTTCCAGGACGACGACGGCTGGACGCTCAAGAGCGTCGACGGCTCGCGCGCCGCGCACGTCGAGCACACCGTCGCCGTGACCGACGCCGGTCCCGAGGTCCTCACCCTGCGTCGCGCCCAGCGCGCCGACGCGACCGCCTGA
- a CDS encoding acyl-CoA dehydrogenase family protein — protein sequence MTMVMEPQTEAAFQELKAEVAEWVRGRGEEWAEEIERTGQVAPELFQELKDKGWLSLAAPAELGGRGIPFSRYLEIMEIVSRSHASIRMLVHVINGTWRAMQPYATPEQLDEVVKPSVAGDKLVAFTLTEATAGTGADIRTTVRREGDTYVMNGEKHLITFGVKADYWLIAARLEGTTGQDGTVAFLMPNSGLPGAEVIDDSDTMGIRGTDHAILRFTETPIPASARLGEEGQGLEVALGGFLLPSRVSVAMSAVGLAERANELAVEYANKRETFGKKLSSRQAIQFYVAENYADIAAARALVLEAARAYEEGRPDAGTLSSASKMVAVDMLARVTDKALQVHGGQGYWKRNAIERVYRDARAQRFEEGTNEIQKLVVGRAVVTGQAGF from the coding sequence ATGACGATGGTCATGGAGCCGCAGACCGAGGCCGCCTTCCAGGAGCTCAAGGCCGAGGTGGCCGAGTGGGTCCGCGGTCGCGGCGAGGAGTGGGCGGAGGAGATCGAGCGCACCGGCCAGGTCGCGCCCGAGCTGTTCCAGGAGCTCAAGGACAAGGGGTGGCTGTCGCTCGCCGCCCCGGCCGAGCTCGGCGGACGGGGCATCCCGTTCTCGCGCTACCTCGAGATCATGGAGATCGTGTCGCGCTCGCACGCGTCGATCCGCATGCTCGTGCACGTCATCAACGGCACCTGGCGCGCCATGCAGCCGTACGCGACGCCGGAGCAGCTCGACGAGGTCGTGAAGCCGAGCGTCGCCGGCGACAAGCTCGTCGCGTTCACGCTGACCGAGGCGACCGCGGGCACGGGTGCCGACATCCGCACGACCGTCCGCCGCGAGGGCGACACCTACGTGATGAACGGCGAGAAGCACCTCATCACGTTCGGCGTGAAGGCCGACTACTGGCTCATCGCCGCGCGCCTCGAGGGCACCACAGGCCAGGACGGCACCGTCGCGTTCCTCATGCCGAACTCCGGCCTGCCCGGCGCCGAGGTGATCGACGACTCCGACACCATGGGCATCCGTGGCACCGACCACGCGATCCTCCGCTTCACCGAGACCCCGATCCCGGCGTCCGCCCGTCTGGGTGAGGAGGGCCAGGGCCTCGAGGTCGCACTCGGCGGCTTCCTGCTGCCGAGCCGCGTGTCCGTCGCGATGAGCGCCGTCGGCCTCGCCGAGCGTGCGAACGAGCTCGCCGTCGAGTACGCGAACAAGCGCGAGACGTTCGGCAAGAAGCTCTCCAGCCGGCAGGCGATCCAGTTCTACGTCGCGGAGAACTACGCCGACATCGCCGCCGCGCGCGCCCTCGTCCTCGAGGCGGCCCGCGCCTACGAGGAGGGCCGTCCGGACGCCGGCACGCTGTCCAGCGCCTCGAAGATGGTCGCCGTCGACATGCTCGCCCGCGTCACCGACAAGGCACTGCAGGTGCACGGCGGCCAGGGCTACTGGAAGCGCAACGCCATCGAGCGCGTCTACCGCGACGCGCGCGCGCAGCGCTTCGAGGAGGGCACCAACGAGATCCAGAAGCTGGTCGTCGGCCGCGCCGTCGTGACCGGCCAGGCCGGGTTCTGA
- the lepB gene encoding signal peptidase I: MTDTTDETGRRPRVEKKRNGVLTFLRDLVIIFIAALLVSFLVKTFLIRSFYIPSASMENTLQINDRVIVNELVPDVVSLKRGDVVVFKDPGGWLTGSEVPSVTPTTQPAKAIDWLLTQVGLGTGDSDDHLIKRVIGLPGDKVSCCNDLGQMSVNGVPIKEPYLKLPTGETRASGTDFSVTVPKGTIWVMGDNRYDSKDSRYNGDTPSKGFVPLSDVTGRAFVISWPSSRWTWLDDHPEVFAGVEEREK; this comes from the coding sequence ATGACGGACACGACTGACGAAACCGGGCGCCGGCCCCGTGTCGAGAAGAAGCGGAACGGTGTCCTCACCTTCCTCCGCGACCTCGTCATCATCTTCATCGCGGCGTTGCTCGTCTCGTTCCTCGTCAAGACCTTCCTGATCCGGTCGTTCTACATCCCGTCGGCTTCGATGGAGAACACGCTGCAGATCAACGACCGGGTGATCGTCAACGAGCTCGTGCCAGACGTGGTGTCCCTCAAGCGCGGCGACGTCGTCGTGTTCAAGGACCCGGGCGGGTGGCTCACCGGGTCCGAGGTGCCGAGCGTGACGCCGACGACCCAGCCGGCGAAGGCCATCGACTGGCTCCTCACCCAGGTCGGCCTCGGCACCGGCGACAGCGACGACCACCTCATCAAGCGCGTCATCGGCCTGCCCGGCGACAAGGTGTCCTGCTGCAACGACCTCGGGCAGATGTCCGTGAACGGTGTGCCGATCAAGGAGCCGTACCTCAAGCTGCCCACGGGGGAGACCCGCGCCTCGGGGACCGACTTCTCGGTGACCGTGCCGAAGGGCACCATCTGGGTGATGGGCGACAACCGCTACGACTCGAAGGACTCGCGGTACAACGGCGACACCCCGTCGAAGGGGTTCGTGCCGCTGTCCGACGTGACCGGCCGTGCCTTCGTCATCTCGTGGCCGTCGAGCCGGTGGACCTGGCTGGATGACCACCCCGAGGTGTTCGCGGGCGTGGAGGAGCGGGAGAAGTGA
- the rpsP gene encoding 30S ribosomal protein S16, translated as MAVKIRLKRLGKIRAPYYRIVVADSRTKRDGRVIEEIGQYHPTEEPSVIKIESERALYWLGVGAQPTEQVAALLKLTGDWAKFKGEKDTESKVKVAEPKQAFVVDSSKKAVLKPKSEKTAPAAAPAESADETAETTEA; from the coding sequence GTGGCTGTCAAGATCCGTCTCAAGCGTCTCGGTAAGATCCGGGCGCCGTACTACCGCATCGTCGTCGCCGACTCGCGCACCAAGCGCGACGGTCGCGTCATCGAGGAGATCGGTCAGTACCACCCGACCGAGGAGCCCTCGGTCATCAAGATCGAGTCCGAGCGTGCGCTCTACTGGCTCGGCGTCGGCGCGCAGCCGACCGAGCAGGTCGCGGCCCTCCTCAAGCTGACCGGCGACTGGGCCAAGTTCAAGGGCGAGAAGGACACCGAGTCCAAGGTCAAGGTCGCCGAGCCCAAGCAGGCGTTCGTCGTGGACTCCTCGAAGAAGGCCGTCCTGAAGCCGAAGTCGGAGAAGACGGCCCCCGCCGCCGCTCCGGCCGAGTCGGCCGACGAGACCGCAGAGACGACCGAGGCGTAA
- the rplS gene encoding 50S ribosomal protein L19, with protein MSQLLDHVDAASLRTDVPDFRPGDTIKVHVNIIEGTRSRVQVFQGVVIGRQGHGLGETFKVRKVSFQVGVERWFPVHSPIIDHIEIVTKGDVRRAKLYYLRELRGKAARRKIKEKRDS; from the coding sequence ATGAGCCAGCTCCTCGACCACGTCGACGCAGCGTCGCTGCGCACCGACGTCCCGGACTTCCGCCCCGGCGACACCATCAAGGTGCACGTCAACATCATCGAAGGCACGCGCTCGCGTGTCCAGGTGTTCCAGGGCGTCGTCATCGGACGCCAGGGTCACGGCCTCGGCGAGACCTTCAAGGTCCGCAAGGTGAGCTTCCAGGTCGGCGTCGAGCGCTGGTTCCCGGTGCACTCGCCGATCATCGACCACATCGAGATCGTCACCAAGGGTGACGTCCGTCGTGCAAAGCTCTACTACCTCCGCGAACTCCGCGGCAAGGCTGCCCGTCGCAAGATCAAGGAGAAGCGCGACTCCTGA
- the trmD gene encoding tRNA (guanosine(37)-N1)-methyltransferase TrmD, translated as MRIDIVTIFPEFFSVLDVSLLGKARSGGLLDLHVHDLRSWTTDRHRTVDDTPYGGGAGMVMKPEPWALALESLFRPDGSSTLVVPTPAGTPFTQSIARSLASTSDHLVFACGRYEGIDARVFEWAAAHATVVELSLGDYVLNGGEVAAMAMIEAVGRLVPGVVGNPESLVEESHEDGLLEYPSYTKPASWRGFDVPDVLLSGHHARVGAWRHEQQVERTRRVRPDLLPDA; from the coding sequence GTGCGCATCGACATCGTCACGATCTTCCCGGAGTTCTTCTCCGTGCTGGACGTCTCGCTGCTCGGCAAGGCCCGCTCCGGCGGCCTGCTCGATCTGCACGTGCACGACCTCCGCTCGTGGACGACCGACCGGCACCGCACCGTCGACGACACCCCGTACGGCGGGGGAGCGGGCATGGTCATGAAGCCCGAACCGTGGGCGCTCGCGCTCGAGTCGCTGTTCCGGCCCGACGGCTCGTCGACCCTGGTGGTCCCGACGCCCGCCGGCACGCCGTTCACGCAGTCGATCGCGCGCTCGCTCGCGTCGACGTCGGACCACCTCGTGTTCGCCTGCGGGCGGTACGAGGGGATCGACGCCCGGGTCTTCGAGTGGGCCGCGGCGCACGCCACGGTCGTCGAGCTCTCGCTGGGCGACTACGTGCTGAACGGCGGCGAGGTCGCTGCGATGGCGATGATCGAGGCCGTCGGGCGACTCGTGCCCGGAGTCGTCGGCAACCCCGAGTCCCTCGTCGAGGAGTCCCACGAAGACGGGCTGCTCGAGTACCCGTCGTACACGAAGCCCGCGTCCTGGCGTGGCTTCGACGTGCCGGACGTGCTGCTCAGTGGGCACCACGCCCGCGTCGGTGCGTGGCGGCACGAGCAGCAGGTGGAGCGGACGCGGCGCGTCCGGCCGGATCTGCTGCCGGACGCGTAG
- a CDS encoding FAD-dependent oxidoreductase, translating into MSTVAMPDLAVVSSPWTLGPLTLPNRVVMGSMHTGLEVHDDGGAGMAAFYRERAAGGAACIITGGIAVSDEARGGPDFAVFGVGGADERFRAAVDAVHDAGSVILAQLFHAGRYALASGMVDRHGEPQRVVAPSALPWAAARGVVPVELTAAEIEQTIEDFADAARSARDIGFDGVEIMASEGYLINQFQSPLTNLRDDEWGGDAVRRRRFTVAVVDAVRRAVPDLAVTIRLSGADLMPGSSTDDDVDALVHELLPLGLDGISVGIGWHESRTPTVQAAVPHGAWLAYAARIAGVVRASAYPDVKVIASNRMTDLRDGEAVLADGRLDAVALARPFLADPAIVNRSLAGAFDLVNTCIGCNQACLDRSIVGQPVSCLVNPRAAREVAFPARPTTDPKRVDVVGGGPAGLAAAVDAARRGHTVTLWEASDRLGGQFDLAALVPGKEDYAATVRAARAELEDRGATIHLGRAATAADLTASEAVVLAPGVVPRTIDVPGADLPHVRSYERALREGVPAGTVAIIGGGGIGVDTAAFLVESPDEARRATEFGVRWDLDVADTVVGDVPQRLPVATRTLRPGGDVTVLRRSGKFGQGIGITSRWVAIGRLRDAGVHLVGGVQEYLRIEPGVLWIRDEHGEERGVPADNVVVCAGQERALGTGAAAGAGPSDGLEPRLLAAGVPYAVVGGARDARSVDAVRATSEALEAVRRLAP; encoded by the coding sequence ATGAGCACCGTCGCCATGCCCGACCTCGCCGTCGTCTCCTCGCCGTGGACGCTCGGCCCCCTGACCCTGCCGAACCGGGTGGTCATGGGGTCGATGCACACCGGGCTCGAGGTGCACGACGACGGGGGGGCCGGCATGGCGGCGTTCTACCGTGAGCGCGCCGCGGGCGGTGCCGCGTGCATCATCACCGGCGGCATCGCGGTGAGCGACGAGGCCCGTGGTGGCCCGGACTTCGCCGTGTTCGGCGTCGGGGGAGCGGACGAGCGGTTCCGTGCGGCGGTCGACGCCGTGCACGACGCCGGTTCGGTGATCCTCGCGCAGCTCTTCCACGCCGGGCGGTACGCGCTCGCGTCGGGGATGGTCGACCGGCACGGGGAACCCCAGCGTGTGGTGGCCCCGTCCGCGTTGCCGTGGGCGGCTGCCCGTGGCGTGGTGCCGGTCGAGCTGACCGCCGCCGAGATCGAGCAGACCATCGAGGACTTCGCGGACGCCGCCCGGTCCGCGCGGGACATCGGCTTCGACGGCGTCGAGATCATGGCGTCCGAGGGCTACCTCATCAACCAGTTCCAGTCGCCGCTGACGAACCTGCGCGACGACGAGTGGGGCGGGGACGCGGTCCGGCGTCGTCGGTTCACGGTGGCGGTCGTCGACGCCGTCCGCAGGGCGGTACCGGACCTCGCCGTGACGATCCGGCTCTCCGGCGCGGACCTGATGCCCGGCTCGTCGACCGACGACGACGTCGACGCGCTCGTGCACGAGCTGCTGCCCCTCGGCCTCGACGGGATCTCGGTCGGCATCGGCTGGCACGAGTCCCGCACGCCGACCGTGCAGGCCGCGGTGCCGCACGGCGCGTGGCTCGCGTACGCCGCCCGCATCGCCGGCGTCGTCCGCGCTTCGGCGTACCCGGACGTGAAGGTCATCGCGTCGAACCGGATGACGGACCTGCGCGACGGTGAGGCCGTGCTGGCCGACGGGCGCCTCGACGCGGTCGCCCTCGCGCGCCCGTTCCTCGCCGACCCCGCGATCGTGAACCGGTCGCTCGCCGGCGCCTTCGACCTCGTCAACACCTGCATCGGCTGCAACCAGGCCTGCCTCGACCGCTCGATCGTCGGCCAGCCCGTGTCGTGCCTGGTCAACCCGCGCGCCGCCCGCGAGGTCGCCTTCCCCGCCCGCCCGACGACCGACCCGAAGCGCGTCGACGTCGTCGGTGGTGGCCCGGCCGGGCTCGCCGCCGCGGTCGACGCCGCTCGTCGCGGTCACACCGTGACGCTCTGGGAGGCGTCCGACCGGCTGGGCGGACAGTTCGACCTCGCCGCCCTGGTGCCCGGCAAGGAGGACTACGCGGCGACGGTCCGCGCCGCCCGCGCCGAGCTCGAGGACCGCGGCGCGACGATCCACCTCGGTCGGGCTGCCACGGCCGCGGACCTCACCGCGAGCGAGGCCGTGGTGCTCGCCCCCGGTGTCGTGCCCCGGACGATCGACGTCCCCGGTGCCGACCTGCCGCACGTCCGGTCCTACGAGCGGGCGCTCCGCGAGGGCGTCCCCGCCGGGACCGTCGCGATCATCGGCGGCGGTGGGATCGGCGTCGACACGGCGGCGTTCCTCGTCGAGTCGCCCGACGAGGCCCGGCGTGCCACCGAGTTCGGCGTCCGCTGGGACCTCGACGTCGCGGACACCGTCGTGGGGGACGTGCCGCAGCGGCTCCCCGTGGCGACCCGCACGCTCCGACCCGGGGGCGACGTCACCGTCCTCCGTCGCTCGGGCAAGTTCGGGCAGGGCATCGGCATCACCTCCCGCTGGGTGGCGATCGGCCGGCTCCGGGACGCCGGCGTGCACCTGGTCGGCGGCGTGCAGGAGTACCTCCGCATCGAGCCCGGTGTGCTCTGGATCCGCGACGAGCACGGCGAGGAACGCGGCGTCCCCGCGGACAACGTGGTGGTCTGCGCCGGGCAGGAGCGGGCGCTCGGGACGGGCGCCGCGGCGGGCGCAGGGCCGTCCGACGGACTCGAGCCGCGCCTCCTGGCAGCCGGTGTGCCGTACGCCGTCGTGGGCGGCGCACGCGACGCCCGGAGCGTCGACGCAGTGCGTGCCACGTCCGAAGCGCTCGAAGCGGTTCGACGACTCGCACCCTGA
- a CDS encoding DUF2469 family protein yields the protein MDDDEFDDYDREVELALYREYRDVVSQFRYVVETERRFYLANEVELARRDTEHDFYFELTMNDVWVWDVYRSDRFVKSVRVLTFKDVNVEELTSRELELPKELALDE from the coding sequence ATGGATGACGACGAATTCGACGACTACGACCGCGAGGTCGAACTGGCCCTGTACCGCGAGTACCGCGACGTCGTGTCGCAGTTCCGGTACGTGGTCGAGACCGAGCGACGTTTCTACCTGGCCAACGAGGTGGAACTCGCCCGCCGTGACACCGAACACGATTTCTACTTCGAATTGACGATGAACGACGTCTGGGTGTGGGACGTCTACCGTTCCGACCGATTCGTGAAGTCCGTCCGGGTGCTGACGTTCAAGGACGTGAACGTCGAGGAACTCACTTCCCGCGAACTCGAGCTGCCGAAAGAACTCGCGCTCGACGAGTGA
- a CDS encoding ribonuclease HII: protein MTAVRPSLRLEKKLLADGRVTVIGMDEVGRGAIAGPVAVGVAAVTLDIGRVPQGLADSKLLTAARREALDPVVRRWTRTAVGMATASVVDEQGIVPALGQAGASAIGALVADGLSLDGAVVVLDGSFDWLTRAVPVTLRLPSDPLEVVVRVKADRDCASVAAASVVAKVARDALMTAAHDEAPHYAWASNKGYGSTAHYDAIRSVGAHALHRKSWLHQASSVALDGFAELDALAG, encoded by the coding sequence GTGACCGCCGTCCGGCCGTCGCTCCGGCTCGAGAAGAAGCTCCTGGCCGACGGCCGGGTGACCGTCATCGGGATGGACGAGGTCGGCCGCGGCGCGATCGCCGGGCCCGTCGCCGTCGGGGTCGCTGCCGTGACGCTCGACATCGGCCGGGTGCCGCAGGGGCTCGCCGACTCGAAGCTGCTCACCGCGGCTCGTCGCGAGGCCCTCGACCCCGTCGTCCGCCGGTGGACCCGGACCGCGGTGGGGATGGCGACCGCCTCGGTGGTCGACGAGCAGGGCATCGTGCCGGCGTTGGGCCAGGCCGGGGCCTCGGCGATCGGGGCCCTCGTGGCGGATGGCCTCTCGCTCGACGGGGCCGTGGTCGTCCTCGACGGTTCGTTCGACTGGCTCACTCGTGCCGTCCCCGTGACGCTCCGGCTGCCGTCCGACCCGCTCGAGGTCGTCGTGCGGGTCAAGGCCGATCGGGACTGCGCTTCGGTCGCGGCGGCGTCGGTCGTCGCGAAGGTCGCCCGTGACGCGCTCATGACGGCTGCGCACGACGAGGCGCCGCACTACGCGTGGGCGTCGAACAAGGGGTACGGGTCGACGGCGCACTACGACGCGATCCGGTCGGTGGGGGCGCACGCGCTGCACCGGAAGAGCTGGTTGCACCAGGCGTCGAGCGTGGCGCTGGACGGGTTCGCCGAGTTGGACGCGCTGGCGGGCTGA
- a CDS encoding RNA-binding protein codes for MLESALTHLVKGIVDHPDDVRVASSTSVRGEVLEVRVHPEDLGRVIGRAGRTAKALRTLVSALADGKRVRVDVVDTDS; via the coding sequence TTGCTCGAATCCGCGCTGACGCACCTCGTCAAGGGGATCGTCGATCACCCTGACGACGTGCGCGTCGCCAGTTCCACCTCCGTGCGGGGCGAGGTCCTCGAGGTGCGTGTGCACCCCGAGGACCTCGGCCGCGTGATCGGTCGCGCCGGACGGACCGCAAAGGCGCTGCGCACCCTCGTCTCGGCTCTCGCCGACGGCAAGCGGGTGCGTGTCGACGTGGTCGACACCGATTCCTAG